The Microbacterium sp. LWO12-1.2 genome includes a window with the following:
- a CDS encoding NAD-dependent succinate-semialdehyde dehydrogenase encodes MTAAREAELLASLPTGLFIAGQWRDAHPGATFPVLDPATGEVLAHVADASPEDGAAALDAAAAAQSAWAATAPRERGEILRCAFELVTARAEDFALVMTLEMGKPLAESRAEVAYGAEFLRWFSEEAPRISGRYATAPDGRNRLLVAKRPVGPSLLITPWNFPLAMATRKIAPALAAGCTSVLKPAALTPLTALLFAEVLREAGVPDGVVNVIPTTRAGAVTGPLITDPRLRKLSFTGSTEVGRRLIADAAHQVLRVSMELGGNAPFLVFEDADLDAAVEGALLAKLRNGGEACVAANRFHVHESVAEEFTARLIERMAGYVTDRGTETASTLGPLVDESTREKVAELVAGAVEDGARVALGGVVPSGRGYFYPATVLVDVPQDARILREEIFGPVAPITTFRDEDEAVRLANASEYGLVCFAYTRDLNRALRLAERLETGMLGLNTGLVSNPAAPFGGVKQSGIGREGGFEGIDEYLETTYIGISDPFA; translated from the coding sequence ATGACCGCCGCCCGTGAGGCCGAACTGCTCGCCTCCCTCCCGACCGGCCTCTTCATCGCCGGGCAGTGGCGCGACGCGCATCCCGGGGCCACATTCCCGGTGCTCGACCCCGCCACCGGAGAGGTACTGGCGCACGTCGCAGACGCGTCGCCGGAAGACGGCGCCGCCGCCCTCGACGCGGCCGCGGCCGCGCAATCCGCGTGGGCGGCCACCGCTCCGCGTGAGCGCGGCGAGATCCTGCGCTGCGCCTTCGAACTGGTCACCGCGCGGGCAGAGGACTTCGCGCTCGTCATGACGCTGGAGATGGGCAAGCCGCTGGCCGAGTCGCGTGCGGAGGTGGCCTACGGCGCCGAGTTCCTCCGCTGGTTCTCCGAGGAAGCGCCGCGCATCTCGGGGCGCTATGCCACCGCCCCTGACGGCCGCAACCGCCTACTCGTCGCCAAGCGACCGGTCGGTCCGAGCCTGCTCATCACGCCGTGGAACTTCCCGCTGGCGATGGCGACGCGCAAGATCGCGCCGGCGCTCGCCGCGGGCTGCACCTCGGTGCTGAAGCCCGCAGCCCTCACCCCGCTCACCGCGCTCCTGTTCGCGGAGGTGCTGCGTGAGGCCGGGGTTCCGGACGGCGTCGTCAACGTCATCCCCACCACCCGCGCCGGAGCGGTGACGGGTCCTCTCATCACCGACCCCCGGCTGCGCAAGCTGTCCTTCACCGGCTCCACCGAGGTCGGCCGTCGACTCATCGCCGATGCCGCGCATCAGGTGCTCCGCGTATCTATGGAGCTCGGCGGAAATGCGCCGTTCCTGGTCTTCGAAGACGCCGATCTCGATGCGGCCGTGGAAGGTGCCCTGCTCGCCAAGCTCCGCAACGGCGGGGAGGCCTGTGTCGCGGCGAACCGCTTCCACGTGCACGAGAGCGTCGCCGAGGAGTTCACCGCGCGTCTGATCGAGCGCATGGCGGGCTACGTCACCGACCGGGGAACCGAGACCGCCTCCACGCTCGGCCCGCTCGTCGACGAGTCCACGCGCGAGAAGGTCGCCGAGCTCGTCGCCGGCGCCGTCGAAGACGGAGCGCGTGTCGCCCTCGGAGGCGTCGTGCCGTCCGGCCGTGGCTACTTCTATCCGGCCACGGTGCTGGTGGACGTGCCGCAGGACGCGCGCATCCTCCGCGAGGAGATCTTCGGGCCGGTCGCCCCCATCACGACGTTCCGCGATGAGGATGAGGCGGTACGGCTGGCGAACGCCAGCGAGTACGGACTCGTCTGCTTCGCCTACACCCGTGATCTCAACCGCGCGCTGCGTCTCGCGGAACGACTGGAGACGGGGATGCTCGGCCTGAACACCGGACTCGTCTCCAACCCGGCCGCGCCGTTCGGTGGCGTGAAGCAGTCCGGGATCGGTCGGGAGGGCGGATTCGAGGGGATCGACGAATACCTCGAGACGACCTACATCGGCATCTCCGATCCTTTCGCCTGA
- a CDS encoding FAD-binding oxidoreductase: protein MVASRSALTRAEIVDRLRDLIGDDQVETDARELREASVDRFKKYTSVHGIFDGPIPAAIAYARSTDDVSAILAFAEENLINVVPRTGRTATEGGLETIVDDTIVLDGSRMDAILEIDPIDMMVTAQCGVPLQVLEDTLRAQGLTTGHSPQSKPLAQMGGLVATRSIGQFSTLYGGIEDMVVGLEAVLPGGRVTRIKNVPRRAAGPDIRHIVIGNEGALCVITEVTVKVFRYQPENNRFLGYLVESLPAGVAGLREIIVAGYHPSVARAYSEEDAAQHFSHFADGKAVVVVVAEGPQGIADATADGVEAIFAGIPHEKVDPALIEHWFDNLNWGQEKIDAEKREMREKSHLGYTTEVSIDWSGVAELFESVMRRARNEFPHAADLTMLGAHSSHSYQTGTNLYFVYDYDISCEPREEITEYHEPLNAIVVEEALRLGGSMVHHHGIGKYRTPWTLEEHGSAFELLRVLKDGIDPHGIMNRGTIYPLDIAETASPA from the coding sequence ATGGTTGCTTCACGATCCGCCCTCACCCGCGCGGAGATCGTCGACCGACTCCGCGATCTGATCGGCGACGATCAGGTCGAGACCGACGCTCGCGAACTGCGCGAGGCGAGCGTCGACCGCTTCAAGAAGTACACGTCGGTGCACGGGATCTTCGACGGACCGATCCCTGCGGCGATCGCCTACGCCCGCTCCACGGACGATGTCTCCGCGATCCTCGCCTTCGCCGAGGAGAACCTGATCAACGTCGTGCCCCGCACGGGCAGGACCGCGACCGAGGGAGGTCTGGAGACCATCGTCGACGACACCATCGTGCTCGATGGCTCGCGCATGGACGCGATCCTCGAGATCGACCCGATCGACATGATGGTCACCGCACAGTGCGGGGTCCCTCTTCAGGTGCTTGAAGATACCCTGCGTGCGCAGGGTCTGACGACAGGCCATTCCCCGCAGTCCAAGCCGCTCGCACAGATGGGCGGGCTGGTCGCGACGCGGTCCATCGGCCAGTTCTCCACGCTCTACGGCGGCATCGAGGACATGGTCGTCGGCCTCGAGGCGGTGCTCCCCGGCGGACGCGTCACCCGGATCAAGAATGTCCCCCGTCGTGCCGCAGGTCCCGACATCCGGCACATCGTGATCGGCAACGAGGGTGCCCTCTGCGTGATCACCGAGGTGACGGTCAAGGTGTTCCGGTACCAGCCGGAGAACAACCGCTTCCTCGGATACCTCGTCGAATCGCTGCCCGCGGGCGTCGCTGGACTGCGGGAGATCATCGTCGCGGGGTATCACCCGTCGGTCGCCAGGGCGTACTCCGAAGAGGATGCCGCGCAGCACTTCTCGCACTTCGCAGATGGCAAGGCCGTCGTCGTGGTCGTGGCGGAGGGGCCTCAGGGGATCGCCGACGCGACAGCCGACGGTGTGGAGGCGATCTTCGCCGGGATCCCGCATGAGAAGGTCGACCCTGCGCTGATCGAGCACTGGTTCGACAACCTCAACTGGGGTCAGGAGAAGATCGACGCCGAGAAGCGGGAGATGCGGGAGAAATCGCATCTGGGGTACACCACCGAGGTCTCGATCGACTGGTCCGGTGTCGCCGAGCTCTTCGAATCCGTGATGCGCCGGGCGCGGAACGAGTTCCCGCACGCGGCCGATCTCACGATGCTCGGCGCGCACTCGTCGCACAGCTATCAGACGGGGACCAACCTGTACTTCGTGTACGACTACGACATCTCGTGCGAGCCGCGCGAAGAGATCACCGAGTACCACGAGCCGCTCAACGCGATCGTGGTCGAGGAGGCGCTGCGGCTCGGCGGGTCGATGGTCCACCACCACGGCATCGGGAAGTACCGCACGCCCTGGACCCTCGAGGAGCACGGCAGCGCCTTCGAGCTGCTACGGGTGCTGAAGGACGGCATCGACCCCCACGGCATCATGAACCGCGGCACGATCTACCCGCTGGACATAGCGGAGACGGCGTCACCGGCGTGA
- a CDS encoding ABC transporter ATP-binding protein — protein sequence MPDITTNTGVLTSLASQQGGVDIVLDHITKQYPGQSTPAVEDFSMRIEPGELVMFVGPSGCGKTTTMKMINRIIEPSSGSIRINGDDVLSLDGNELRRHIGYVIQQIGLFPHFTIAENIAVVPKLLGWSKARTAARVDELLNTVQLDPGIFADRYPRQLSGGQQQRVGVARALAADPPVMLMDEPFGATDPITREKLQAEFLRLQADIGKTIIFVTHDFEEAIRMGDRIAVLSERSRIEQFDTPARILANPANEYVRSFIGEGAALKRLALIPVSGATVGSPDSDAPEATIGEETSLREALDLLILTGAPRINVTRGGVVVGSIDQAAISAALGAPARRTEGE from the coding sequence GTGCCTGACATCACCACGAACACCGGCGTTCTCACCTCCCTCGCTTCGCAGCAGGGCGGCGTCGACATCGTCCTCGATCACATCACCAAGCAGTACCCGGGGCAGTCGACTCCTGCCGTCGAGGACTTCTCGATGCGCATCGAGCCCGGCGAGCTGGTCATGTTCGTCGGTCCCAGCGGCTGCGGCAAGACCACCACGATGAAGATGATCAACCGCATCATCGAGCCGTCGTCCGGATCCATCCGCATCAACGGCGACGACGTCCTGTCGCTCGACGGCAATGAGCTGCGCCGCCACATCGGCTACGTGATCCAGCAGATCGGCCTGTTCCCGCACTTCACGATCGCCGAGAACATCGCCGTGGTCCCCAAACTGCTGGGCTGGTCGAAGGCGCGCACCGCGGCACGTGTCGATGAACTGCTGAACACGGTGCAGCTCGACCCCGGCATCTTCGCCGACCGCTACCCCCGGCAGCTCTCCGGCGGCCAGCAGCAGCGGGTCGGCGTCGCCAGAGCTCTCGCCGCCGACCCGCCGGTGATGCTCATGGACGAGCCGTTCGGAGCGACCGACCCGATCACGCGCGAGAAGCTGCAGGCGGAGTTCCTTCGGCTGCAGGCCGACATCGGCAAGACGATCATCTTCGTCACGCACGACTTCGAAGAGGCGATCCGGATGGGCGATCGGATCGCGGTGCTGAGCGAGCGCAGCCGGATCGAGCAGTTCGACACCCCGGCACGCATCCTCGCGAACCCCGCCAACGAGTATGTGCGATCGTTCATCGGCGAGGGAGCGGCGCTGAAGCGGCTCGCCCTCATCCCCGTCAGCGGCGCGACCGTCGGCTCACCCGACTCCGACGCGCCCGAGGCCACGATCGGCGAGGAGACCTCACTGCGCGAAGCGCTCGACCTTCTGATCCTCACCGGCGCGCCGCGCATCAACGTCACGCGCGGAGGAGTCGTCGTCGGATCGATCGATCAGGCGGCGATCTCCGCAGCACTCGGAGCACCCGCGCGTCGCACGGAGGGCGAGTGA
- a CDS encoding FGGY-family carbohydrate kinase — protein MTATAGGYVVAIDNGSQSTKVLIVDGDGVVHADARVPLRPYASPSPGRWEHPEDDLWDSVVDAVREALGRFEGDLSEIRGVGLCTIRFCRAVLRRDGSLAQPVMSWMDERLPRAYEREVDDAAYVTTSSGYIGHRLTGERRDAAGNYQGMWPIDTQRWAWSEDATEYARTGMDPGMLFELVAPGQPLGRVTAAAAEVTGLPAGIPVIATSNDKAVEALGAGLRDQGDVLLSLGTYVATMTPGAGPFAPHSDVWTNFAAEPGSYLYESAGVRRGMWTVSWFRDLLSASGPVSEEQLNLGAEGVPPGAGGLIVALDWLAPADEPWRRGAIIGFDGTQGRFHIYRAILEALAIETEAADSRARRALGVEREALIVTGGGSASGPMLEILAAVYGVPVRTPLVRDAAGMGAAICAAVGIGMHAGFDEAVTAMVGVGARVDVPNDLQAAYRDVVTTYAGVVPGIRALFAPPG, from the coding sequence GTGACAGCGACGGCGGGCGGCTACGTCGTCGCCATCGACAACGGATCTCAGAGCACGAAGGTGCTGATCGTAGACGGTGACGGGGTCGTGCACGCCGATGCGCGGGTCCCGCTCCGTCCGTATGCGTCTCCTTCGCCCGGCCGCTGGGAGCACCCGGAAGACGATCTTTGGGACTCTGTGGTCGACGCGGTCCGTGAGGCCCTCGGCCGCTTCGAGGGAGATCTGTCGGAGATCCGCGGGGTCGGTCTGTGCACGATCCGCTTCTGCCGCGCGGTGCTGCGTCGGGATGGGTCTCTTGCGCAACCGGTGATGAGCTGGATGGACGAGCGGCTCCCGCGCGCGTACGAGCGAGAAGTCGACGACGCGGCGTACGTCACGACGTCCTCCGGATACATCGGACATCGGCTCACCGGAGAACGTCGTGACGCGGCCGGGAACTACCAGGGCATGTGGCCGATCGACACCCAACGGTGGGCGTGGAGCGAGGATGCCACGGAGTATGCCCGCACCGGCATGGATCCGGGGATGCTGTTCGAGCTCGTCGCACCGGGGCAGCCACTGGGCCGGGTGACCGCGGCGGCCGCGGAGGTGACCGGGCTGCCCGCGGGCATCCCAGTGATCGCCACCTCGAACGACAAGGCCGTGGAGGCGCTCGGGGCAGGGCTCCGGGATCAGGGTGACGTGCTGCTGTCCTTGGGCACCTACGTGGCCACCATGACCCCGGGCGCCGGACCGTTCGCGCCCCACTCCGATGTGTGGACGAATTTCGCCGCCGAACCGGGTTCCTATCTGTACGAGAGTGCGGGCGTCAGACGGGGGATGTGGACGGTGAGCTGGTTCCGTGATCTCCTCTCCGCCTCAGGTCCGGTGTCGGAGGAGCAGTTGAATCTCGGCGCCGAAGGGGTCCCGCCCGGTGCGGGGGGACTGATCGTCGCCCTCGACTGGCTCGCTCCGGCAGACGAACCTTGGCGTCGCGGTGCGATCATCGGCTTCGACGGCACTCAGGGACGCTTCCACATCTACCGGGCGATCCTCGAAGCTCTCGCGATCGAGACCGAAGCCGCGGATTCACGTGCGCGCCGCGCACTCGGGGTGGAACGCGAGGCGTTGATCGTCACCGGAGGCGGAAGTGCTTCGGGGCCGATGCTCGAGATCCTCGCCGCGGTGTACGGTGTGCCCGTGCGCACCCCCCTGGTGCGAGACGCGGCGGGCATGGGAGCCGCGATCTGTGCCGCAGTCGGCATCGGAATGCACGCGGGGTTCGACGAGGCCGTGACCGCCATGGTCGGCGTCGGCGCGCGTGTGGACGTGCCGAATGACCTCCAGGCGGCGTACCGGGATGTTGTCACGACGTACGCGGGCGTCGTTCCCGGCATCCGTGCACTGTTCGCTCCTCCCGGCTGA
- a CDS encoding glycine betaine ABC transporter substrate-binding protein has protein sequence MTSRTIATATLAALAAGALLLTGCTSGGAGGSGAKGDELEGLTGEIGSKDFSEQYILAYMTAELLNAHGADVEANTKLVGSANVRQALENDQFLGYWEYTGTSWITYNGNTTPVQGAEAQFEAVKEADAENGIAWLDPAPFNNTYAFAIRQSEADELGVKTLSDVAKLPSADQTFCIESEFSTRDDGWPGLSAAYGFDAPAANVTMLDTGVIYTATQKGDDCNFGEVFQTDGRIPALDLVVMEDDKEFFPSYQGGFTLKQSTLDENPAIADVLAELSPLLTTEVMQTLNAKVDVDGEDPEDVAIEWLEDQGLI, from the coding sequence ATGACATCGCGCACCATCGCAACAGCAACACTCGCGGCACTCGCCGCCGGAGCACTCCTCCTCACCGGCTGCACCTCCGGCGGTGCCGGCGGCTCCGGGGCGAAGGGCGACGAGCTCGAAGGCCTCACCGGCGAGATCGGTTCGAAGGACTTCTCCGAGCAGTACATCCTCGCCTACATGACCGCCGAGCTGCTGAACGCCCATGGCGCCGACGTCGAGGCGAACACCAAGCTCGTCGGTTCAGCGAACGTGCGGCAGGCGCTGGAGAACGACCAGTTCCTGGGCTATTGGGAGTACACCGGCACGTCCTGGATCACGTACAACGGCAACACCACCCCGGTGCAGGGGGCCGAGGCGCAGTTCGAGGCGGTGAAGGAGGCCGACGCCGAGAACGGCATCGCGTGGCTCGACCCGGCGCCGTTCAACAACACCTACGCGTTCGCCATCCGTCAGAGCGAAGCCGATGAGCTCGGAGTGAAGACGCTCAGCGACGTCGCGAAGCTCCCCAGCGCCGACCAGACGTTCTGCATCGAGAGCGAGTTCTCGACACGCGACGACGGATGGCCGGGACTGTCCGCGGCATACGGGTTCGACGCCCCCGCGGCCAACGTGACCATGCTCGACACGGGGGTGATCTACACTGCGACCCAGAAGGGCGACGACTGCAACTTCGGCGAGGTGTTCCAGACCGACGGCCGCATCCCTGCGCTCGATCTGGTCGTGATGGAGGACGACAAGGAGTTCTTCCCGAGCTATCAGGGCGGATTCACGCTCAAGCAGAGCACGCTCGACGAGAACCCCGCGATCGCCGACGTGCTGGCCGAGCTCAGCCCGCTGCTCACGACCGAGGTCATGCAGACCCTCAACGCGAAGGTCGACGTCGACGGTGAAGACCCCGAAGACGTCGCGATCGAGTGGCTCGAGGACCAGGGGCTCATCTGA
- the fae gene encoding formaldehyde-activating enzyme, with product MTAAVQLGESFVGDGVNAAHINTVLGHRDGPAGTAWATALATPSQGHVPFVAVLRPSLPVKPMTLFVTKAAPAGDEHGLLIWGPAQAGVAAGVADAVADGVIPREAADTHAVIAAVWVNPAADDAETVYRNNREATRTALANGAASLPALDEVLAARDRPTNPFFTPLSTTKDT from the coding sequence ATGACCGCCGCTGTGCAACTCGGCGAGAGCTTCGTCGGCGACGGTGTCAACGCCGCGCACATCAACACCGTGCTCGGCCACCGCGACGGGCCGGCGGGGACGGCGTGGGCCACCGCCCTCGCGACCCCCAGCCAGGGTCATGTGCCGTTCGTCGCGGTGCTGCGCCCATCGCTGCCGGTCAAGCCGATGACGCTGTTCGTCACCAAGGCCGCGCCCGCCGGTGACGAACACGGACTCCTCATCTGGGGGCCCGCGCAGGCCGGGGTCGCCGCCGGCGTCGCGGATGCCGTCGCCGACGGGGTCATCCCGCGCGAAGCCGCCGACACGCACGCGGTGATCGCCGCGGTGTGGGTCAATCCGGCCGCTGATGATGCCGAGACGGTCTACCGCAACAACCGTGAGGCGACGCGTACGGCGCTCGCAAACGGCGCGGCTTCGCTACCCGCTCTGGACGAGGTGCTCGCCGCGCGCGATCGCCCCACCAATCCCTTCTTCACCCCCCTCTCCACCACGAAGGACACGTAA
- the ribH gene encoding 6,7-dimethyl-8-ribityllumazine synthase, which yields MSGAGAPATGNIDGRGLHVVIVAGTWHDVITDGLIAGAERVLTEAQATHRLVRVPGSFELALAAQAAFAGGADAVVALGVIIRGGTPHFEYVSAATTDGLTRVALDAGKPVGFGVLTLDDEKQGLDRAGLEGSKEDKGAEAADAALRTALLVRELRG from the coding sequence ATGAGCGGCGCAGGAGCACCCGCAACCGGCAACATCGACGGGCGGGGACTGCATGTCGTCATCGTCGCCGGCACCTGGCACGACGTCATCACCGACGGTCTCATCGCGGGCGCGGAGCGCGTGCTGACCGAGGCGCAGGCCACGCACCGGCTGGTGAGGGTGCCCGGGTCGTTCGAGCTCGCTCTCGCCGCGCAGGCGGCCTTCGCCGGCGGAGCCGACGCGGTCGTCGCGCTGGGCGTGATCATCCGCGGAGGGACTCCGCACTTCGAGTACGTGTCGGCCGCCACCACCGACGGCCTCACCCGTGTCGCCCTGGACGCCGGCAAGCCCGTCGGGTTCGGCGTACTCACCCTCGACGATGAGAAGCAGGGACTCGACCGCGCCGGACTCGAGGGGTCCAAGGAGGACAAGGGCGCAGAGGCTGCCGACGCGGCCCTCCGCACCGCACTGCTCGTGCGGGAGCTGCGCGGCTGA
- a CDS encoding NAD(P)-dependent oxidoreductase, whose amino-acid sequence MSSPTPPLAEALPTVGFIGLGNMGSGMTRNLQAAGFPLVVTDLRRESAEELIAGGARWGETPREVAAMSDLVITMLPTPKHVAAVAAGAEGLIAGLPDGGTWVDMSTSVPDVLEAVRIEQAGRGLHLLDAPVSGMSVGAAAGMLQIFIGGDATDVARLRPVFEAMGDPERILHVGGHGAGYAVKLMINQLWFSHLVATAEVLSVGVAAGVDLGVLRDALIASPANSTFVSRDVLSILDNGDYDEGFAIALACKDLGLSVDLARSVGMPVELSSLVEQIFRRARAQYGDHAGEMTPVRLYEELLGRDLRREVAA is encoded by the coding sequence ATGAGTTCCCCCACGCCTCCGCTCGCCGAGGCCCTCCCCACCGTCGGGTTCATCGGACTCGGCAACATGGGATCCGGCATGACGAGGAACCTGCAGGCCGCAGGCTTCCCCCTCGTCGTCACGGATCTCCGCCGCGAGTCGGCAGAAGAGCTCATCGCCGGCGGTGCCAGGTGGGGGGAGACGCCACGGGAGGTCGCTGCCATGAGCGACCTCGTCATCACCATGCTGCCGACGCCGAAGCACGTGGCCGCGGTTGCGGCCGGCGCGGAGGGACTCATCGCGGGGCTGCCGGACGGCGGCACCTGGGTCGACATGTCGACGTCGGTTCCTGATGTGCTCGAGGCCGTGCGCATCGAGCAGGCGGGTCGTGGACTGCACCTGCTCGATGCTCCCGTCAGCGGGATGTCGGTCGGGGCAGCCGCCGGCATGCTGCAGATCTTCATCGGGGGAGACGCCACCGATGTGGCCCGTCTGCGCCCGGTGTTCGAGGCGATGGGCGACCCGGAGCGCATCCTCCACGTCGGGGGGCACGGCGCAGGATACGCCGTGAAGCTCATGATCAATCAGCTGTGGTTCTCGCACCTCGTGGCCACCGCGGAGGTGCTCTCGGTCGGGGTCGCCGCAGGGGTGGACCTGGGGGTGCTGCGCGACGCGCTCATCGCCAGTCCGGCGAACAGCACATTCGTCTCCCGCGACGTGCTCTCGATCCTCGACAACGGTGACTACGACGAGGGATTCGCGATCGCGCTGGCGTGCAAGGACCTGGGTCTCTCCGTCGACCTGGCCCGCTCGGTCGGGATGCCGGTCGAGCTCTCCTCGCTCGTCGAGCAGATCTTCCGCCGGGCACGGGCGCAGTACGGCGATCATGCGGGCGAGATGACTCCCGTGCGCCTGTACGAAGAGCTCCTCGGGCGCGACCTTCGTCGGGAGGTGGCCGCATGA
- a CDS encoding Fe-S protein encodes METLRHIVLFAHLIGFAVLFGAWAVQAFGGKREFTRLMSVGMAIAAVAGLALAAPWGMSYELNYVKIGVKLVLLLIIGALLGIGTARQKRGAAIPPVMFWLVGILTAANAAIAAIWR; translated from the coding sequence ATGGAGACCCTGCGCCACATCGTGCTGTTCGCCCACCTGATCGGCTTCGCCGTGCTCTTCGGGGCCTGGGCGGTGCAGGCCTTCGGCGGCAAGCGGGAGTTCACCCGTCTGATGAGCGTCGGCATGGCCATCGCTGCTGTCGCCGGGCTGGCCCTTGCCGCTCCGTGGGGCATGTCCTACGAACTGAACTACGTGAAGATCGGCGTGAAGCTCGTGCTGCTGCTGATCATCGGGGCGCTGCTCGGCATCGGCACCGCGCGGCAGAAGCGCGGAGCCGCCATCCCGCCCGTCATGTTCTGGCTCGTCGGCATCCTGACCGCGGCCAACGCCGCGATCGCCGCCATCTGGCGCTGA
- a CDS encoding ABC transporter permease: MQAPDLVPSATTVLQTQPAERRGMPVLLRRMMPLIVVASVLLITFLWISTLELDSIEQRTLNVDYITARIGEHLILSITASILVAVLAIPAGIAVSRSSSRVFRGIVIGIANIGQATPAIGVVILLAIVWQTGFTTALVALVIYSFLPVLQNTIAGLAQVDPNIRESARGMGMTSGQVLRRVELPLASPVILAGLRTALVFAVGVATVATFINAGGLGDMIINGLKLQRYPVLIVGAVLVAAIAVLIDWAASVVEDIVRPKGL, encoded by the coding sequence ATGCAGGCGCCCGATCTCGTGCCCTCTGCGACGACGGTCCTGCAGACGCAGCCGGCGGAGCGACGCGGCATGCCCGTGCTGCTGCGGCGCATGATGCCGCTGATCGTCGTGGCGTCGGTACTGCTGATCACCTTCCTCTGGATCTCGACACTCGAGCTCGACTCGATCGAGCAGCGCACGCTCAACGTCGACTACATCACGGCACGTATCGGCGAGCATCTGATCCTGTCGATCACGGCATCGATCCTGGTGGCGGTGCTGGCCATCCCGGCCGGCATCGCGGTCAGCCGCTCCTCGTCACGTGTGTTCCGCGGAATCGTGATCGGCATCGCGAACATCGGGCAGGCGACACCGGCCATCGGCGTCGTGATCCTGCTCGCGATCGTCTGGCAGACCGGCTTCACGACAGCTCTCGTCGCGCTCGTCATCTACTCCTTCCTCCCGGTGCTCCAGAACACGATCGCGGGTCTCGCCCAGGTCGACCCGAACATCCGGGAATCGGCGCGGGGCATGGGGATGACGTCCGGCCAGGTGCTGCGCCGGGTCGAGCTGCCGCTCGCCTCGCCCGTGATCCTCGCCGGACTCCGCACCGCACTCGTCTTCGCCGTGGGCGTGGCGACCGTGGCGACCTTCATCAACGCCGGCGGCCTCGGCGACATGATCATCAACGGTCTGAAGCTGCAGCGCTATCCGGTTCTCATCGTCGGTGCGGTCCTCGTCGCCGCGATCGCGGTGCTCATCGACTGGGCGGCCAGCGTCGTGGAAGACATCGTCCGCCCCAAAGGCCTCTGA
- a CDS encoding SDR family oxidoreductase — MHITDFSLDLFSLRGRRAIVTGGNTGLGQAFTLALAKAGADVFVPTLFDDAGETAELVRAEGGRYEEQMIDITASGAPALAVDACVAALGGVDILVNSAGISRIAGVTEFGRAEWDPMVAVNLTAAFDMAHEVAKRMIPQGTGKIINIASLFSFLGGLGSPAYAATKHGIVGLTRAYADELGGTGIQVNAIAPGYFKTRITEESRSDPAVNGRIIAHTPAGRWGDVADLMGATVFLASPASDFVNGHVLTVDGGYLVR, encoded by the coding sequence TTGCACATCACTGATTTCTCCCTCGACCTCTTCTCCCTGCGCGGGAGAAGAGCGATCGTCACGGGTGGGAACACCGGACTGGGGCAGGCGTTCACGCTCGCCCTCGCCAAGGCGGGAGCGGACGTCTTCGTGCCGACGCTCTTCGACGACGCCGGCGAGACCGCCGAACTCGTGCGAGCGGAAGGTGGCCGCTACGAGGAGCAGATGATCGACATCACTGCATCCGGAGCGCCCGCCCTGGCGGTCGACGCGTGCGTGGCGGCCCTGGGCGGAGTGGACATCCTCGTCAACTCCGCGGGCATCAGCCGCATCGCCGGAGTCACGGAGTTCGGCCGAGCGGAGTGGGACCCGATGGTCGCGGTCAACCTCACCGCGGCGTTCGACATGGCACACGAGGTGGCGAAGCGGATGATCCCGCAGGGCACGGGCAAGATCATCAACATCGCCTCGCTGTTCTCCTTCCTCGGCGGCCTCGGGTCACCTGCCTACGCCGCGACCAAGCACGGCATCGTCGGACTGACGCGTGCCTACGCGGATGAGCTGGGGGGGACCGGCATCCAGGTCAATGCGATCGCGCCGGGCTACTTCAAGACCCGCATCACCGAGGAATCCCGCTCCGACCCGGCGGTCAACGGCCGCATCATCGCGCACACCCCCGCTGGGCGGTGGGGCGACGTCGCCGACCTCATGGGCGCCACCGTGTTCCTCGCCAGCCCCGCATCCGACTTCGTCAACGGTCACGTGCTGACCGTCGACGGCGGCTATCTCGTGCGCTGA